In one Vanacampus margaritifer isolate UIUO_Vmar chromosome 11, RoL_Vmar_1.0, whole genome shotgun sequence genomic region, the following are encoded:
- the tbc1d8 gene encoding TBC1 domain family member 8 produces the protein MWLNPEEVALKNALKLWITERSNDFFLLQRRRGRGEPAGRISGLLVGALDTVLDSNARVTPFRILLQIPGSQISWIIASGAAMEEVNKHWDWLAHNLLHSLSIFENKEDMASFVRGKVKGLIAEESRGRQAAQEDDPEKFREALLKFERHFGLPSSEKLVTFYSCCTWKGKVPRQGLLYLSINHMAFYSFLLGKEVKFVIPWAEVIRLERVSGGFMTEAIRVSTRQRQRDFSMFLNLDEAFGVVGQLADIALRRLLDSEGLELDRVLQQPARITKRVLEEQALREYVLALFRFPRSERLHEVVSCSVWTPHARCHTAGTLYTTDNYLGFSSREEGQCILLIPLSEVVSVEKAESTCTLPNPVIVSVRSKKAFQLIELQERDDLVESLNCRLRSLHLKQSAFRTSRHAKRTASCPNPYYTFYYDTACSDEEEMEEQVLRNTVNSEALMTAFHHNTTGSNNKNMEALKEKMWEEHFAEFGRGVHMFRTDKVQRLIAMGIPESLRGEMWMTLSDASPDLDSHPGYYAGLVQTSMGQSSLTTDEIERDLHRSLPDHPAFQNPTGIAALRRVLTAYAHRNPKIGYCQSMNILASVLLLYAKEEEAFWLLVAICERMLPDYFNRRVIGAQVDQSVFEQLISERLPDLADHFPDLSTLSSVSLSWFLTIFVSVLPFHSAVCVVDWFFFHGIKAIFQLALAVLEANAASLCTRVDDGQALMVLASFLEHVGSEQSSAGEFSQPPANDSSNNMADASAVGQANITQLITDAYERFGDLTVKKIERLRCRHRIQVLQAHEDTTKENALRVVTPDVSISAENLADIYDLFKTEHFISLYWGDISAVAAAEAASWRRGVSYLERQYRLDLPQFKSLYGLLAPWPAGGCQRHADTLAHRTFTLLDSNRHNLLSFRDFALWLDNLYCGELSDKVKLLYRLHLPPALTDSEERSFSSSSGMKIPPLSSGRPLYVGVASERADGKEEAKDYQEQLKQMLRDLVVAKEKDVHQPLPLMKQREFIQFCKTLCSLFHGDPEENELFQAIAKVTSLVLQIGEATARPAGPDRDQVLSAPPDEWTISLAQIVASLLTEQALVNFLEKACDLTSRIAAAKEKQYQQRAPLLALQHAHR, from the exons ATGTGGCTGAACCCGGAGGAAGTGGCGCTGAAGAACGCGCTGAAGCTGTGGATCACCGAGCGGAGCAACGACTTCTTTCTGCTGCAGAGGAGGAGAGGCCGCGGGGAGCCCGCCGGGAGGATCAGCG gcCTCCTGGTGGGGGCGCTAGACACGGTGCTGGACTCCAATGCCAGGGTGACGCCCTTCCGAATCCTCCTCCAGATCCCAGGCTCGCAGATTAGTTGGATCATCGCCAGTG GGGCCGCCATGGAGGAAGTGAACAAGCACTGGGATTGGCTGGCACACAACTTGCTGCACTCTTTGTCCATCTTTGAGAACAAAGAGGACATGGCCAGCTTCGTCAGAGGAAAAGTCAAG GGCCTGATCGCGGAGGAGTCACGCGGTCGTCAGGCTGCCCAAGAGGACGACCCGGAGAAGTTTCGCGAAGCTCTGCTGAAGTTCGAGCGCCACTTCGGGCTGCCGTCGTCGGAGAAGCTGGTCACCTTCTACTCGTGCTGCACGTGGAAGGGGAAGGTGCCGCGCCAGGGTCTGCTCTACCTCAGCATCAATCACATGGCCTTCTACTCGTTTCTGCTGGGGAAGGAAG tCAAATTTGTGATTCCCTGGGCGGAGGTGATTCGGCTGGAGCGGGTCTCCGGCGGATTCATGACCGAGGCCATCCGGGTGAGCACCAGGCAGCGGCAGCGGGACTTCTCCATGTTCCTCAACCTGGATGAGGCTTTCGGAGTCGTGGGGCAGTTGGCCGACATCGCCCTGCGCCGATTGCTGGATAGCGAAGGTCTGGAGCTGGACCGAGTGCTGCAGCAGCCGGCTCGGATCACCAAGAG GGTTTTGGAGGAGCAGGCGTTGCGAGAGTACGTTCTGGCCCTGTTCCGCTTTCCTCGCAGCGAGAGGCTCCACGAAGTGGTGTCGTGCTCCGTGTGGACGCCGCACGCCCGCTGCCACACGGCCGGCACGCTTTACACCACAGACAACTACTTGGGCTTCTCAAGCCGAGAAGAGGGACAATGCATCCTCCTCATTCCCCTCTCAGAG GTGGTGTCTGTGGAGAAAGCGGAGAGCACGTGCACGCTACCTAACCCGGTGATCGTGAGCGTGCGCTCCAAGAAGGCCTTCCAGCTCATCGAGCTGCAAGAGCGTGACGACCTGGTGGAGAGTCTCAACTGCAGGCTGCGCTCGCTGCACCTCAAGCAGTCGGCCTTTCGAACCAGCCGACATGCCAAGAGGACCGCG AGCTGCCCCAACCCTTACTACACCTTCTACTACGACACGGCGTGCTCGGATGAAGAGGAGATGGAGGAGCAGGTGCTTCGTAACACAGTCAATAGTGAAGCTCTCATGACAGCCTTTCATCACAACACCACGGGAAGTAACAACAAG AATATGGAGGCGCTGAAAGAAAAGATGTGGGAGGAACACTTTGCTGAGTTTGGCCGTGGCGTCCACATGTTTCGCACGGACAAGGTCCAACGACTGATTGCTATGGGGATACCCGAGTCCCTACGGGGCGAGATGTGGATGACGCTCTCAG ACGCGTCCCCCGATCTGGACTCGCACCCGGGCTACTACGCTGGCCTGGTGCAGACGTCCATGGGTCAGAGCAGCCTGACCACAGACGAGATCGAGCGGGACCTCCACCGATCCCTACCAGACCATCCTGCCTTTCAGAACCCCACCGGCATCGCCGCGCTCCGGCGTGTGCTCACCGCCTATGCCCACCGCAACCCCAAGATTGGATACTGTCAG TCGATGAACATACTGGCATCCGTGCTGCTGCTGTAcgccaaagaagaagaagctttcTGGCTGCTGGTGGCCATCTGTGAGCGGATGCTACCTGACTACTTCAACAGGCGGGTAATCG GTGCCCAAGTGGACCAGTCGGTGTTCGAGCAGCTGATCAGTGAGCGTCTCCCTGATCTGGCCGATCATTTTCCGGACCTTTCCACGTTGTCGTCTGTGTCGCTCTCCTGGTTCCTTACCATCTTCGTCAGCGTGCTGCCCTTCCACAGCGCCGTGTGCGTGGTGGACTGGTTCTTCTTCCACGGCATCAAGGCCATCTTCCAGCTGGCTCTGGCTGTGCTGGAGGCCAACGCTGCTAGCCTCTGCACCCGTGTGGATGACGGACAGGCACTTATGGTCCTCGCTAG TTTTCTGGAGCATGTTGGAAGTGAGCAGTCATCTGCTGGCGAGTTCTCTCAGCCCCCTGCAAATGACAGCAGCAACAACATGGCAGATGCTTCAGCTGTGGGCCAAGCTAACATAACACAGCTCATCACTGATGCCTATGAA CGGTTCGGAGACTTGACTGTTAAGAAGATCGAAAGGCTTCGCTGTCGACACAGAATCCAAGTCCTGCAGGCACACGAGGACACAACCAAAGAAAACGCT TTAAGAGTGGTGACACCAGACGTTTCCATCTCTGCTGAAAACCTGGCTGACATTTATGACCTCTTCAAG ACGGAACATTTCATCAGCCTGTACTGGGGCGACATTAGCGCGGTAGCTGCGGCGGAGGCGGCATCATGGCGGCGCGGCGTCTCCTATTTGGAGCGCCAGTACCGACTGGACCTGCCACAGTTCAAGAGTCTGTACGGGCTGCTGGCCCCGTGGCCGGCGGGTGGCTGCCAGCGCCATGCCGACACGCTGGCCCATCGCACCTTCACCCTGTTGGACTCCAACAGACACAATCTGCTCTCCTTCAGGGACTTTGCCCTCTGGCTCG ACAATTTGTACTGTGGTGAGCTGAGTGACAAGGTGAAGCTACTGTACCGTCTTCACTTACCTCCCG CTCTGACTGACAGCGAGGAGCGCTCGTTTTCTTCATCGTCCGGCATGAAGATTCCTCCGTTGTCATCCGGCAGACCTCTCTACGTGGGCGTGGCCTCAG AAAGGGCTGATGGGAAAGAGGAGGCGAAGGACTACCAGGAGCAGCTGAAGCAGATGCTTCGGGATTTAGTCGTGGCAAAGGAAAAGGATGTGCACCAGCCACTTCCCCTCATGAAGCAG CGAGAGTTCATCCAGTTTTGTAAGACCCTGTGCAGCCTGTTCCACGGCGACCCCGAGGAGAACGAACTCTTCCAGGCCATCGCCAAGGTCACCAGCCTGGTGCTGCAGATCGGCGAGGCCACCGCCAGGCCTGCGGGACCGGACCGGGACCAGGTCCTATCTGCGCCGCCTGACGAGTGGACCATCAGCCTGGCCCAGATTGTGGCATCTCTGCTGACTGAACAGGCGCTGGTCAACTTCCTGGAGAAAGCCTGCGATCTGACGAGTCGCATCGCCGCCGCCAAGGAGAAGCAGTACCAGCAGAGGGCGCCGCTGCTCGCCCTGCAGCACGCCCACCGCTAA